Genomic segment of Pongo pygmaeus isolate AG05252 chromosome 1, NHGRI_mPonPyg2-v2.0_pri, whole genome shotgun sequence:
AAAGGGAATGAGAGAAGCAGGATGGGGCAGGGGAATCACTATGCAAGAACACAGTCTTAGCTGGAGCATAACTTCAGCCTGATCTAATGGAGGGATCTAGAATTGTGCCCTGGAGTTGGTCCCATCTTCAGACAAGGGGTGCTGGTGGCCTTTTGTACCTTTGTGTCATTCATGAAGTCAAGTTTAGCTTACATAAACTCCTATGATATGATAGTATATATTCTTCTTATTCTCCCTGCTGGTTTACAATACCTTATGACAAGAGTAACAGGAATAATGTCTAACATTATAGTGCAGTGCTGGATATCatttatcttatttgattttcATCAAGCTTGGTAAACCCATATATCTGACTTGGCAAAtccatctatttctttttttcattaatatttttcttccttgtttcaaTCTATGAGGGGAATAAATTCCTAGATGCTGCCTAGATCAGCCACCTGGTTCTTTCACAGTATCTCTCATCTGATTGTCCCCCTCACTGTGACACCTCATCAAACTCTTTTTCTTTGATTGTTATTGAACTGACCAGCACCTAAGAGAGAGGCTTTCTGCCCAAAGCTCTGAGCAAGGCATCCTTGACCTCTTTGTTCCTCAGGCTGTATACAACAGGGTTGAGCAGAGGAGTAATAACAGTGTATGTCACAGAGATAAGTCTGTCCTGCAGGGAATTTTGGGATTTGGGTTTTAGGTAGATGAAAGAGGTACAGCCATAGCGGACAATGACCACTGTGAGGTGTGAGGCACAAGTAGCAAAGGCCTTTCTCCGGCCCTCAGCTGATGCAATCTTGAGGATGGTGGTGACCATTAGGACACAGGAGATGAAGATCAAGACCATGGGCAGAACAAGGACACAGAGACTGATGAGCAAAGTAATAAATTCCTTGATAGTAGTGTCTGCACAGGTGAGCTTCATTATGGGCCGGATATCACAAAAGAAGTGGGAGATGAGATTAGCATCACAGAAGGGAAGGCTGAATACAGAAGACAGCTGAATGATAGCTGTGCTCAGGCCAGTGCTCCAGGATCCACTTGCCAGTTGTATACAAGCCTTTTTGCCCATGATGACTGAATACCGTAGGGGGCGGCAGATGGCCACATAGCGGTCATACCCCATGGCTGTGAGCAGGAAGCATTTATTGACACCAAAAGTGAGATAGAAAAAGAGCTGAGTGGCATAGCCTGGGATGGAGATGGTTTGTTGAGGACTGAGGAGACTGGACAGCATTTGGGGGATGATGGTCATGGTATAACAGGTCTCAGAAATAGCACACTCAGGAAGAAATACATGGGCATGTGAAGTTGATGGTTAAGGCGGATAAGTGTCAAGATGATAGCATTGCTGGCAAGGGTCAAAAGGTACAAGACCAAAAAGAACACAAAGAGGATGAGTCTGTGATGCCACTCAAAAATGGGGAAACCCTCAAAGGTAAACTCTGTCACAACCGTGAAATTGGGCCTTGGCATTGAGGAGAATCTGAGTCTGAAAGAGATGAAGTGGGAATGTTAAGCATCCAGGTTGGAAACAGTAGGCTGGTCCAGGATCATCATCAGCCATGTGCAGGCACTGAAATGGAGTGTAGCTCTGGGTTTCAGATGCTCTCAACATTCAGACACAGGCAAGTACTGAAGGACCCATCAAGGTTCTCTGGGCCCTGAGACTGAGGGACAGATGTAGTATGTGTCTGTTGACAGGAAGTAAATGTGTAAAGGTAGTACAGATGCCCTTCAATGTATGATGAGGctacatcctgataaacccatcatacgTTGAAAATATcatgttaaaaatgcatttaatacacctggCTGAAAATCATAGCTTatcctagcctaccttaaatgtatTCAGAACACTTGCATTAGCCTACAACTGGGCAAATCACCTAAAACAAAGTCTATTTTATGATGAAGTGTTGAATATCATAGGTAATTTTTGAAtattgtactgaaagtgaaaaaccaaACGGTTGTATAGGTACTTGAAGTATAAATTCTTCTGTATGCATATCACTCTCACACTATTATAAAGTCAGAGACTATATGTATTGGAAACTGGTTTGACTAGAAGTAGATGTAGACCAGAGAAAGCACTGAATACGTGTGCCCAGGCCTGAAACTCTACTCAGACTCACCTGGTTTAAATCAGCAATAGCACATTGCTCGCCAAAGGCCAGTGCAAAGGGACGTACCTAAAGAGTTCTGGAATGAGTTCAAGCCAAGGACAGATGGCTGTGTGAGGCACATCCCTGGGAAGTCAAGAGAGGACCATTCTCCTGTGTCCCAGGACTCTGGAGTCCCTCTCTCAAAACTTGCTCCATCTCTGTTCAGAAGGGCTTCCATTTGGTAAGTCAAGGTAGAAAGCACTGCCTTTTCTCAAGGTTCAAATTCACAGTGGCCGGTGTCTGGAATAAGGAAGTGAGAGGAGACACTCCTTTTCTCCCGTGTGGGTAGTCCAGTGTGCTGACCTAGAACATTCTGTGGTGCGTAGCCACTTCTCTTTTCAGTCCTGCTTTCTTCCAAAAGCCCCAAATATCACGTGTTTAATACCCGAGTCTCCCCGTTCCGTGTGGAGGGTAGtttctgcttctattttttaGTCTGTATACACAACGAAGGCTTGGAAGGTTTTTTATAGATTTAAAACACTAGTAACTATAAGACAACAGCAATagtaacaacaaaatatttaagtTCATAATAATCTCTGGCTTTAACCCCAGTGTAAATGGAGGGATGCCTGATTTTCTTTGCTCGTTTCATTTGTCTCcatttgctcatctataaaatagaataataatatctacttcataGTGTTGCTATGGAGACCATATGAATTACTGTATGTAAATTGCCAAGTGCAGTTCCTGATACATAGCGAGCAAATACCACATTAAATTTCtgctttcctcccttcttctgtCCTTCCCATCCCCACTCCCCATAACTCTGGGTTCTATTTGTATGCTTGGCCACCCAAacatgcacgcgcacacacacacacacacacacacacacacacacacacacacccccaataatttttttgctctgtttctttttttcatgttcatggatggtCGTTGTCATTAATTTCTTCAACCCCTGTTGGAAGGTCCGGTCTTTACTTTCCATACTCACTTCTCTTCCAACTCTAGATTTTGAAATGTGTGGGATTTCGGGGCAGGGTAGTCTGGAGTTAAATACCTCTGTGATCAAACCCAAGCCCCACTTACTCATATATGACCTTGGAAACAGTTCTCACCTCTCTAGGCCTCAATTTCTTCACTTGTAAGATGAAGACTGTGCTAATATCTATCTCAGagactgctatgaagaaatgctgAGTGGCACAGTCTGGGATGGAGATGGTTTGTTGAGGGCTGCGGAGACTGGACAGCATTTCAATGAGAATATGCGGGATAAGGCATTTAGGCTTTGGAAGCTTTGCCTTCCTTAAGGCTGGTACCCAGATTATCCTTTCTGGGTGATTTTTTTCACTATTTATGCTTTTTGATTCTTAAGTTTTGTGACACAGCTGTATATTCATTTTTTCCACTTGATAATTATCTCAGGAGATAAAAGAGAGAGATGAGGGTCATGAGGTTATGAGATGAGGGCCACGAGGTCACATTTAGTTACAGAACAAGAATCCCTGCATCAAGTCCTGAAATGTGACTTACATATCACTGGGCAGGATGGAGGCTTATTCAGGATTCAGGAGAGTGAGGCTTGAAACTAGAATTTCCAGGACTCCCATTGTACTGTGGCAGACACAGCACACAGAGAATCTTCCAAACGGGAGGACTAGAAGCAAAACAGAACCTACCAGGACCTTTCAGTTAATTTATCTCCCTGATTAGTCAGATCTGGGAGTAACAAACATACAGAAAGCAGCACCAGGCTCTCCTGCACCTCCCCATTGCCCCATCCCTTTAAGTCTGAATTGCTGGCTGCCCAAGAGGACCATTCTCCTGTGCGCTAGGACTCTGAGGTCCCTCTCCCCAAAACCACAGTGACTGTCTGCAAGGCAGCAATAGCACAATCCAAACACTCTGATGTCTGGGGATCTCATTATAAAAGTGGCTCATCAACAATCGTACAGCTAGTACTTAGACAATCTTGGTTTTTCCCACAGGAATGAAGTCTTTGCATCAGCATAAGGTCCTGGACTGCTCCGTGGTTGAAGAGGACTCATACCTCATGATCGCATTATGGGGAGGGCCTCAGAACCAATCATGTTTAAGGATGCAGCATCGTGAGACAAATGACTCACACTCCAGGGTATCTCTGTCCTAACTGCTGAAGGACTTACCTCTGAGGTCTCTTCAGTTTGAATATTGTGGGAACCATGACTCATTCATTTACTGATTTCTTCAGCAAATACTTATAGAATGTCTCTCATGCTAGGAGCATGGAATACAGCAGAAACTGGCTAACACTACACCTGTAGCGTAAGCCAGTTTTCCCTGCTTTGCAGTACCTGGCCACCCCTGTGTGTTACCCACAAAAAGCTGAGCACCTTCTCCTTGAGGAGATCAGAAGGAAGAGCTTTACTGAAGTAATTTCTGTagctccctctttctctctccagcaCTTAGTCCATCAACTGACCCATCCTTGCTTTCCTTTTAGAAGGTGAGCCCAAGATGGGCCTTTCTGAAGGTTGGAAGAGAATTGGATACCAAATCCCCCAGGATACCCTAAGACTTGGGCTCTTCCGTAATTCCTAGTTCTGGTGCCCAGTTTGTACCTTTCTCTTAGAGATTCTCTAAGTACCAGcatactgaaaaataaatatttgaaagcaggACAGTTTATTGTGGTGTCTTTGACAAGCCAAGTAAGCTGGGAGAGACTGACAAGCATGAAAGAGTTGCCAGGcattcagttcaattccacataaTCTCTCTTAAGGCCCTCAAACATTTACCCAACAGAAACTGGAAATACTTGAGCTCATAAGCTATTAAGATCCAAAGTCCCACAGGCAAGAGATGAATTTACGGCATATTTATCACTGCTTAAGAATGGCCAGTGCATAACTTCATTAGGACTGTTTGAAATCCTTCAGGGAGCAGCTAAAAGAAGGCTTAAAGTTGGGCAGCAAGCCTTATTAAGACCTTGAAATAATCAGTTAATCTTGGGCCTTTTTTGTCAATGTCTCTTCTTTATAGTGCTCCTGGTAGCTATTTAAACATGTAGCTCTTTGAAattagaaatagaatggaattgaaacctatgagaaagaaaaggaaaccccAATACTGAAATTGTGAACAGGAAAGTGACTgacttttttaaatataagttttattGTGTGTTTATCT
This window contains:
- the LOC129016545 gene encoding LOW QUALITY PROTEIN: olfactory receptor 10J4-like (The sequence of the model RefSeq protein was modified relative to this genomic sequence to represent the inferred CDS: inserted 1 base in 1 codon); this translates as MPRPNFTVVTEFTFEGFPIFEWHHRLILFVFFLVLYLLTLASNAIILTLIRLNHQLHMPMYFFLSVXISETCYTMTIIPQMLSSLLSPQQTISIPGYATQLFFYLTFGVNKCFLLTAMGYDRYVAICRPLRYSVIMGKKACIQLASGSWSTGLSTAIIQLSSVFSLPFCDANLISHFFCDIRPIMKLTCADTTIKEFITLLISLCVLVLPMVLIFISCVLMVTTILKIASAEGRRKAFATCASHLTVVIVRYGCTSFIYLKPKSQNSLQDRLISVTYTVITPLLNPVVYSLRNKEVKDALLRALGRKPLS